GCGTTCGATCGCCTGCCGGAGCTGGTGAGACGCCTGCGCGACTGAGAGGCCGGGACGTGCACGGCCGCACGATCCCTGCACGCTCGTCACGGCGCCGCGCGGTGCATGCGGCATTGCGCGGCCCAGGGCTGGCATCGGTCTTGCGACGCAGCGTGGGCACCGTGTGGAACGGATTCCTCGTCATCACGCTGCTGCTGGCGCTGCGCATGCCGGCTGCCGCGGCGAGCGCGCTGCTCGCGGCCGGTGATCCCTCGCCGCTCGGCCTCCCGTTCTCCACCTTCAGCACCGCCGCGCTCGACGCCGACGGCCGCCTCGTTCTGCACGGCGCCTCGACGGCGGCCTTCCATCGCGACGGCGACCGCCTCGTGCACCTGCTCGCCGCCGGCGACGTCCTTCCCTCCGGGCGGCGCGTGGCGGGCGTCGGCGTGCCGATCCAGGGCCCGCCCGGATGCGCGGTCGTCATCGGCTTCCTCGTCGGCGGCGGTGGTGCGGTGGTCCGCCGCTGCGGCGACGGGCTCGACGTCCTCGCGCAGACGGGCGACGTCCTCGACGCCGACGGTCCGCTCGGCGAGCTGCAGTCCGACGTCGCCTACGGCACCGCCGGCCACGTCGCGTTCACCGCACTGCTGTCCGACGGCCGGACGGTGATCGTGCGCGTGACGGAGCAGAGCCTGTCGGCGATCGTGCGCACGGGCGATCCCGCGCCGAGCGGCGGGAGCTTCGCCTCGCTGCGCACCGTCGGCGTCTCGGCGACGGGTCGTGTCGGCTTCCGCGCCTCGGTGTCGGCGGGCCGTGACGGCTTGTTCGTCGGCAGCGGCGGCATCGTCACGCCGGTCGTGGTGGTGGGCGAGCCCAGCCCGATCGGCGGGACGTTCACCGCCGTCGGCGGGGCGACGTTGAACGCCGCCGACGTCTGGGCGTTCCGCGGCGTCATCTCGAACGGCAGCGTCGCGGGCGTGTTCCGCGCCGTCGCCGCCGGCCCCATCCCGCAGGTGAGCGCCGTGGCAGTCGAGGGGCAGGGCACCGGCGAGCCCGACGTCACCTACCGCCAGTTCGCGTCGTCGCTCGTGCCGTCGATCAACGTCGGCGGCACGATCGCCTTCCGTGCGACGCTGGGCGGTGCGGGAAGCGGCTCGGCGATCTTCGCCGCGGCGCCCGCGGGGGCGCCGATCGCGCTCCTCAAAACCCGCGACGGGACCCCCGGCACGCCGTCGCTGGTCCGCTTCCGCGACCCGAGCCTCGCCGACGACGGCAGCCTCGTGGTGCCGGCGTCGATCAGCGGCAGCGGCCCCGGACTGTTCGTCTACCGCTCCGGCGCCGTGACCACCCTCGCGCAGGTCGGCGATCGCACCGACGTCGACACCGGACAGGAGCGCTTCCGCTTCGGCAGCCCGAGCGCGCGTCAGGCCGCCGAGGGCGCCGTCTTCCTCGGCAGCCGCGAAGGCATCTTCGTGCGTGAGTCCAGCGGCACGCTGAGGACGCTCGCGTTCGTCGGCGGCCCGACGCCGCTCGGCGGGACCTTCGCCGCGCTCGATCCGCCGGCGGTGGACGGCGCCGGGCAGGTGGCCTTCGGCGCCGAGATCCGCACCGCACCGGGCGACAGCCCGCGTGCGAGCCGTGCGCTCGTCGGCACCACGCGCCGCGGCGGCCTGCGTGCGCTCGCGGTCGCCAGCGAGCGCGTCGGCAAGGCGGGCCGGTTCGTCGACTTCTTCGCCGCCACCCTCGACTCCCTCGCCCGCGGCGGCGTCGGGCCGCGCGGCGAGGTCGCGTTCGAGGCGACGCTCCAGGGCGGCAAGACGCCGCGCGGGATCTTCCTCGTGACCGGCCGCAAGCCACGCATCCTCGCTCAGGCGCGCCGCAAGGCGCCCGGCGGCGGTCTCTTCGATACCTTCGGTACGCCGGCCGTCGAGCGCGGCGCCCGGGTCGCGTTCGTCGCCCAGATCGACCGCGACGGCACGCGCCTCCCGGCGCTCTTCCAGAAGCGCGGCGGCGGCATGCGGCGGATCGCCGTGCGCGGAGAGCGTGCGCCGGGCCGCCTCGTCGACCGCTTCGGCGATTTCGATCCGCCCGACTCCAGCTCGAGCGTGACCTACTGTCGCGCGACGCTCCTCGACACCGGGCGCGAGGGCATCTGGATGCTGCGGCGCAACTCCTTCGGCTTGCTCGTCGGCAGCGGCGATGCGCTGCCGGACGGCACCACCGTGCGCAGCGTCGGCCGGCCGCAGGCCACCGACGGCGGGGTGGTGTTCACGGCGCGCGTGAACGGTGCGAGCACGGGGCCGGGGCTCTACCGCGTCGCGGCCGACACGGTGCCGGGCCCGAGCGCGCCCGCACCGGCGATCGAGCGGCTGCTCGGTCCCGGCACGCCGTCGCCGCTCGGTGGGGCGATCGCGGCGATCTCCGGCGTCGAGGCGAGCCGCAAGGGTGGCATCGTCGTCATTGCCGAGCTCACGGGCGCGAGCGCGCGGAGCGCGATCCTCCTCGTCGATTGAGCGTCGCCGGGCTTCCTTGACCGGCCGGGGGCCCCCCGATAGAAACCCTCGACTTTTCCAACGTCGAGGATGCCGGACGACCACGAGCAGATCGTGGTCAGGCGGCGGAAGCTGGACGCGCTCCGCGCGCGCGGCATCACCCCGTATCCGAACGGGTTCCGCCCTGACCATACCGCCGCCGAGGTGCATGCGCGCTTCGGCGGGCTCGACGACGCCGGTCTGGCCGCGGCGCTCGACGTCGCCGTGGGTGGACGCGTGCTCGCGGTGCGCGACTTCGGCAAGGCCGGCTTCCTGCGCCTCCAGGACCGCGGCGACGTGATCCAGGTGCACGCGCGTCGCGACCGCCTCTCCGAGGACGACTTCGCGCACTACCGGCAGGTCGACGTCGGTGACCTGGTCGGGGTCACGGGGCGTCCCTTCCGCACGCGGACGGGCGAGCTGACGCTGGAAGCGCACGCCCTCGTCCATCTCGTCAAGTCGCTCCAGCCGCTGCCGGAGAAGTGGCACGGCCTCCAGGACGTCGAGGCGCGCTACCGCCAGCGCTACGTCGACCTCATCGTCAACCCCGAGGCACGCCGCATCTTCGTGCAGCGGGCGGCGATCCAGCGCTACGTGCGCGAGTTCCTCGTCGGGCGCGGCTTTCTCGAGGTCGAGACGCCGATGATGCAGCCGATCGCCGGCGGCGCGGCGGCACGCCCGTTCGTCACGCACCACAACGCGCTCGACATCGACCTCTATCTTCGCATCGCCCCCGAGCTCTATCTGAAGCGGCTCGTGGTCGGCGGCTTCGATCGGGTCTTCGAGATGGGCCGCGTGTTCCGCAACGAGGGCCTCTCCACGCGGCACAACCCGGAGTTCAGCCTGCTCGAGTTCTATCAGGCGTACGCCACCTACGAGGACCTCATGGACCTCACCGAGGAGCTGTTGGTCGGGTGCGCCCGGGCCGTGACCGGCGGGCTCCAGGTGACGTGGGGCGAGATGGCGATCGATCTCACGCCGCCCTGGCCGCGGCGGTCGATGGCGGAGCTGGTCGGGGAGCGGGCGGGCATCCCGGCCGAGCGCCTCCTCGACGCGGACGTGGTGCGGGACCTCGCGCAGCGCACCGGCGGCATCGAGCGCGCGAGCATGACGCCCGGCGAGCTGCTCGGCCTCTGCTTCGAGCGTCTCGTCGAGCCGCACCTGATCCAGCCGACGTTCGTCACGCAGTTTCCGGTCGAGCTCTCGCCGCTCGCGCGGCGCAACGACGCCGACCCGCGCGTCGTCGACCGCTTCGAGCTGTTCGTCGGGCAAAAGGAGCTGGCGAACGCCTTCTCCGAGCTGAACGATCCCGACGACCAGCGGGCGCGCTTCGAGGGGCAGCTCCAGGCGCGCGCGGCGGGCGACGAAGAGGCGCACGCGATGGACGACGACTACGTCCGCGCCCTCGAGTACGGCATGCCGCCGACGGCCGGTGAGGGCATCGGCATCGACCGCCTCGTCATGTTGCTCACCGGCGCGACGAGCATTCGCGAGGTCATCCTCTTTCCGCAGCTGCGGCCGGAGCGCGCGTGAGCTGGGAGCTGATGGTCGGCGTCCGCTACCTGCGCTCGCGGCGGCGCGGGGGCCTGCTGTCGCTGATCTCGGCGCTGTCGCTCGCCGGCGTGACGATCGGGGTCGCCACGCTGCTGATCGTCCTCGCGGTGATGACCGGCCTCGAGGTCGAGCTGCGCAAGAAGATCCTCGGCTTCAACCCGCACGTCACCGTGCAGAGCTATGCCGGGCCGGTGGAGCAGTGGCAGGACGCGCTCGCCAAGGTGCGGGCGGTGCCCGACGTCATGGCGGCGGCGCCGGTGGTCTACGGCCAGGCGATGGTCGGGATCGGCCGCACGGTGTCCGGCGTGGTCGTTCGCGGCATCGATCCGAGCTCGGTGGGCGGCGTGATCGAGCTTGAGAATCATCTCGCGCGCGGCAGCATGGAAGGCCTGAAGACGCCCCACCGCATCCCGCGCGAGGAGTCGGAGGGCGGCGGGTTCGTCGAGCTGCCCGGCCTGCTGGTCGGGCAGGAGCTGGCGCGCCAGCTCGGCGTCGGCCCGGGCGACGTCGTCAACGTGATCTCGCCCCTGGCGACGCCGACGCCCGCCGGCATGGTGCCGCGCCTGAAGCGCTTCGTCGTCGGCGGCGTGTTCGACTCCGGCATGTTCGATTACGACGCCACCCTCGTCTACATGAACCTCGCGGACGCGCAGCGCTTCTTCGATCTCGGCGAGGGCATCGGCGGCATCGAGGTGCGGGTGAAGGACGTCTACGACGCGCGCACCGCGGCGCGCGCCGTCGAGGACGCGCTGGGCGGCTTCCCGTACCGGGCGCGCGACTGGATGGAGCAGAACCGCAACCTCTTCTCCGCGCTGCGGCTGGAGAAGGTGGTCTACGCGATCGTGCTCTGTCTCATCGTCGTGGTGGCGGCGTTCAACATCCTCGCCTCGCTGACGATGCTCGTGAAGGAGAAGCGCCGCGACATCGCGGTCCTCAAGTCGATGGGGGCGTCCGGCGCGGCGATCGGGCGCGTCTTCATCCTGAACGGCGCCGTGATCGGCGTCGCGGGCACCGTGCTCGGCAACCTCCTCGGCCTCGCCGGCTGCTGGCTCCTCGCGCGCTATCAGTTCGTCGAGCTGCCGAAGGACGTCTTCCTCGTCACCACGCTCCCGGTGCGCATGGAGCCGGCGAACTTCCTCGTCGTGGCGCTGGTGGCGGTGGGCATCTGTCTCGTGGCGGCGCTCTCCCCCGCCCGACGGGCGGCGAATCTGGTCCCCGTCGAGGTGATCCGATATGAGTAGCGCCGCATGTCGGGCCGCATGACCCCGCTCGTGCAGGCGGAGGGCCTGGGGAAGACCTATGTCGACGGTCCGACCGAGGTGCAGGTGCTGCGGGGGCTCGACCTCCTCGTCGCACCCGGCGAGTCCGTGGCGATCATGGGCGAGTCGGGCGTCGGCAAGAGCACGCTGCTCCACATCCTCGGGCTGCTCGACGCGCCGAACGGCGGCCGGCTCCTGTTCGACGGCACCGACGTGCTCCGGCTCTCCGAGTCCGAGCAGGCGGCGCTGCGCAATCGGGCGGTGGGCTTCGTCTTCCAGTTCCATCATCTGCTCCCCGACTTCACGGCCCTCGAGAACGTGATGCTGCCCGCGCTGATCGGCCGCGAGCCGCTGCGCGGCGCACGGGAGCGCGCCGAGGCGCTGCTCGCGCGCGTCGGCCTCGGCGATCGCCGCGAGCACCGTCCGGGCGAGATGTCCGGCGGCGAGCAGCAGCGCGTCGCCGTGGCGCGCGCGATGATGCGGCGGCCGCGTCTCCTCCTCGCCGACGAGCCGACGGGCAGCCTCGACCCTGCGACGGGCGAGCGGGTCCAGGCCCTCATGATGGAGCTGAACGCCGCGGCCGGATCGGCGCTGGTCGTCGCCACGCACAACGCCCGGCTCGCGGCGACGATGGGACGCACGCTGCGTCTCGTCGACGGGCGGCTCGAGGAGAGCACGGCGCAGGTCGAGGGGCTGCGGGGGACGGCGGGCGGCGTGTGATGGGCGGGTTCGGTGCAGAGACACGAGGGAGCGGTATGGGGCGGAACGTCTCGGGGGTGATCGGGCTCGCGATGGCGCTCGGGCTGGCGCTGGCGCCGGGCGTCTGGGCCCAGGGCACGGCGCCGGCGCGGCGTGCGCCGGGCGCGCCGAAGCCCGCGCAGCCGGAGCCGGCCGCCCAGGCGACGGGGCAGCCCGTCGTCCGTATCGTCGTCGACGGCAACGTCCGCGTCGAGGAGGACGCGATCCGCGTCCACATGAAGACGCGCGACGGGCAGCCCTTCTCGCAAGAGGCGCTCGACGAGGACATCAAGGCCGTCTACCGGATGGGCTTCTTCGATCAGGTGACGGCCGAGGTGACGCCCGATCCCGGCGGCAAGGGCGTCGACGTGGTCTTCACGGTGAAGGAGCGGCCGCTCGTCCGCGCCGTCACGCTCGAAGGCAACGACAAGCTCACCAAGGAGGAGCTCGACGGCGCCCTGCGCGTGCGCCCGCACACCATCCTCGACGCCGAGAAGGCGCGCCAGGGCATCGAGGCGGCGAAGAAGCTCTACGCCGAGAAGGGCTATCTCGACGCGCGCATCACCTACACGACGACGCCCGTGGGCGAGAACGAGGTCGACGTCGTCTACACGATCGAGGAGCAGGAGCCGGTTCGCGTCCAGGAGATCGAGTTCGAGGGCAACGAGGCGTTCTCGGACCGCCAGCTGAGCCGCCTGCTCCAGACCCAGGAGGAGTGGATCCTCACGCCCTTCACCGGCGCCGGCAACCTCAACAAGGACGTCCTGCGCACCGACGTCGAGCGCCTCACCGCGTTCTACTACGACAACGGCTACGTCACCGTGCGCATCGACGAGCCGCAGATCGAGCGCAGCGACGCGGGCCTCAAGATCACCATCAAGATCGACGAGGGCGACCAGTTCAACGTCGGCAGGGTCGGCATCGAGGGCAGGGATCTGCCGCCCGACGTCGACGCCATGGCCGGCAGCCTCACCACCAAGTCGGGCGAGACGTTCAGCGCCAGCACCCTGCGCCAGGACGTCCAGACGCTCACCGAGCGGCTCTCCGAAGACGGCTTCGCGTTCGCGAGCATCGAGCCGGCCACGACGATCGAGCCGGAGGCGAAGACCGTCGACGTGATCTTCGAGGTCGAGCGCGGCAAGCCCGTCGTCGTCGACAAGATCGAGGTCACCGGCAACACCAAGACGCGCGACTACGTCGTGCGGCGCGAGATGCGGCTCCAGGAGCAGGAGCTGTTCTCCGGCACCCGGCTGCGCAAGAGCCGCGAGGCGCTCCAGCGCCTCGGCTTCTTCAACGAGGTCAACGTCACGACGCGCAAGGCGCCGGCGTCGGAAGACCGCATGGACGTCGTCGTGGACGTGAAGGAGGCGCAGACCGGCGCCTTCAGCGCCGGCGCCGGCTTCAGCTCGGCGGACTCGCTGCTCTTCAACGTCCGCATCCAGGAGAACAATCTCTTCGGCCGCGGCCAGCGCCTGGTCCTCAACGCCGACGTCGGCTCCATCCGTCGCAACATCATCCTGTCCTTCACCGAGCCGTACTTCATGGGCACCCCGCTCACGGCGGGCTTCGATGTGTTCAGCTGGCGGCTGCGGTTCGAGGACTTCGCCCGCGACGGTACGGGCGGCGGCGTGCAGTTCACGTATCCCGTCACCGCCTTCGGATGGGACTCGCTCTGGGGCTTCCCGCTCGACGAGGTGCGTATCGGCGCCGACTATCGGCTCGAGCGCGCGGCGATCGAGGACATCGACTTCGACGCCACCGCCTCGATCCGCGCGGAAGAGGGCAGCAGCCTGATCAGCAGCATCACGCCGCGCATCTCGCGCAACACCCTGAACCACTTCTTCGACCCGACGTCCGGCTCGGTGCAGGACCTCTCGATCGAGATCGCGGGGCTCGGCGGCGAGCAGTTCTACAAGGCCGAAGCGCGCTCGCGCTGGTACTGGACGTTCCTCAAGACGAAGACCTTCGGCGACTTCACCTACTCGCTGGGCGCGACGGCGGGCTACGGCGTCGGCAACGCGGGTGCGGACGGCGACGAGCTGCCGCTGTTCGAGCGCTACTTCCCCGGAGGCATCAACTCCATCCGCGGCTTCGAGACCCGCACCCTGGGTCCGCGCGAGCTGCGCAAGAACCGCTACGGCACCGTAATCTCGTCGTCGCCCATCGGCGGCAGCTCGCAGTTCATCCTGAACAACGAGGTCATCTTTCCGCTGGTGCCCAGCATCGGCCTGAAGGGCGTCGTCTTCGTCGATGCCGGCAACGCCTACGGCGGCGACCAGGACATCTCGCTCGACAACACGCGGGCCGCGGCGGGCGGCGGCGTCCGCTGGCTCTCGCCGCTCGGCCCCCTGCGGGTCGAGCTCGGCGTGCCGATCAAGGACAAGAAGCGGGATCAGACCAGCCTGCTCCTCTTCTCGTTCGGCGGCCCGTTCCAGTTCTGATTTTCTCGGGAGGAGAACACACAGCATGCGTCGGACGGACCGGATCGGGGCCCACTGGGCCCGGGGGGCCGCGCTCGTCGTGGCCGGCGTGCTCGCGTGTGCCGGCGTGGCACGCGCGGACAGCAAGGTGGGCATCGTCGACATGCAGCGCGCGCTCAACGAGTGCGACGCCGGGCGGCGAGCCAAGGATCAGGTGAAGTCGAAGTTCGAGCGCGCGCAGAATCAGCTGAAGAACCAGCGCGAGGAGCTCGATCGGGCGCGCGAGGACTACGAGAAGCGCGCCACCGTGATGCGCGAGGAGCAGCGCCGCGACCTGGAGAAGGATCTCGAGGGGCGCACGCTCGACTTCAAGCGCAAGTATGAGGACTTCCAGCGCGACCTGAAGCGCACCGACGCGGAGCTGACGTCGGGGATCGTCGAGGAACTCTACAACATCGTCGCCGACTACGGACAGCAGCAGCAGTACACGTTCATCCTCGAAGCCTCGAGCGGGGCGCTGCTCTACGGCGAGAAGTCGCTCGACATCACCGACGAGATCATCCGCCTGCACAACGGCGGCGCCGGCCGCGGCAGCGGCGGCAAGCGCGCGCCCTCGCGCCGCGGGGACGAATAGGGCTCCGTGCAGCACCGTGGTGCAACGCCCGCGTTCCCGTACCCGCTGCTCGACCGCGTGCTCGAGGTCGAGGCGGGGGTGCGGGGGCGCGCGGCGAAGCTCGTCTCGTCCAACGAGCCGTACTTCGTCGGACACTTCCCGGGCGTGCCGGTCATGCCCGGCGTGCTCCTGTGCGAGGCGCTCGCGCAGCTCGGCGCGGCGGTGACGGGCGAGGAGGACGCGACCCTCGCCTCGGTGGAGCGGGCCCGCTTCCGCCGGCCCGTCGTGCCGGGCGACGCCCTTCGTCTGGAGGTCGAAGCGCTCTCGGCAGGCCCCCCGGCCCGCCTGCGCGGGACGATCACCTCGGCCGACGCGGCGGTCGCGGAGGTCCTGTTCACGCTCGCGGTGCCGGAGGGGGCGCGCATCCATCCCACGGCCGTCGTCTCGCCACGCGCCGAGCTGGCCGCCGGGGTGCGCGTCGGCGCCTACGCCGTGGTCGGGCCCCACGTGGTGGTGGGGCCGGACACCCGGATCGCGCCGCACGCGGTGGTCGACGGACGCACCACCCTCGGGGCGCGCAACCGCATCTTCTCCTTCGCCAGCGTCGGCACCGTGCCCCAGGACCT
The sequence above is a segment of the bacterium genome. Coding sequences within it:
- a CDS encoding ABC transporter ATP-binding protein; this translates as MTPLVQAEGLGKTYVDGPTEVQVLRGLDLLVAPGESVAIMGESGVGKSTLLHILGLLDAPNGGRLLFDGTDVLRLSESEQAALRNRAVGFVFQFHHLLPDFTALENVMLPALIGREPLRGARERAEALLARVGLGDRREHRPGEMSGGEQQRVAVARAMMRRPRLLLADEPTGSLDPATGERVQALMMELNAAAGSALVVATHNARLAATMGRTLRLVDGRLEESTAQVEGLRGTAGGV
- a CDS encoding OmpH family outer membrane protein; this translates as MRRTDRIGAHWARGAALVVAGVLACAGVARADSKVGIVDMQRALNECDAGRRAKDQVKSKFERAQNQLKNQREELDRAREDYEKRATVMREEQRRDLEKDLEGRTLDFKRKYEDFQRDLKRTDAELTSGIVEELYNIVADYGQQQQYTFILEASSGALLYGEKSLDITDEIIRLHNGGAGRGSGGKRAPSRRGDE
- the lysS gene encoding lysine--tRNA ligase, encoding MPDDHEQIVVRRRKLDALRARGITPYPNGFRPDHTAAEVHARFGGLDDAGLAAALDVAVGGRVLAVRDFGKAGFLRLQDRGDVIQVHARRDRLSEDDFAHYRQVDVGDLVGVTGRPFRTRTGELTLEAHALVHLVKSLQPLPEKWHGLQDVEARYRQRYVDLIVNPEARRIFVQRAAIQRYVREFLVGRGFLEVETPMMQPIAGGAAARPFVTHHNALDIDLYLRIAPELYLKRLVVGGFDRVFEMGRVFRNEGLSTRHNPEFSLLEFYQAYATYEDLMDLTEELLVGCARAVTGGLQVTWGEMAIDLTPPWPRRSMAELVGERAGIPAERLLDADVVRDLAQRTGGIERASMTPGELLGLCFERLVEPHLIQPTFVTQFPVELSPLARRNDADPRVVDRFELFVGQKELANAFSELNDPDDQRARFEGQLQARAAGDEEAHAMDDDYVRALEYGMPPTAGEGIGIDRLVMLLTGATSIREVILFPQLRPERA
- the lpxA gene encoding acyl-ACP--UDP-N-acetylglucosamine O-acyltransferase, translated to MQHRGATPAFPYPLLDRVLEVEAGVRGRAAKLVSSNEPYFVGHFPGVPVMPGVLLCEALAQLGAAVTGEEDATLASVERARFRRPVVPGDALRLEVEALSAGPPARLRGTITSADAAVAEVLFTLAVPEGARIHPTAVVSPRAELAAGVRVGAYAVVGPHVVVGPDTRIAPHAVVDGRTTLGARNRIFSFASVGTVPQDLKYRGEPSTLVVGDDNLVREYVSLNPGTTGGGMETRIGNGCLFMVSSHVAHDCRVGDHVILANGAALGGHVTVESYAIVNGLAGVHQFVRVGESAFCAAGAMVSQDVPPFCTVAGDRARLYGLNLLGLRRRGFETDTIVALKRAYRLLFLGRSAQREALERTEAELGQVPEVARMVGFVRASERGVCRA
- a CDS encoding lipoprotein-releasing ABC transporter permease subunit → MSWELMVGVRYLRSRRRGGLLSLISALSLAGVTIGVATLLIVLAVMTGLEVELRKKILGFNPHVTVQSYAGPVEQWQDALAKVRAVPDVMAAAPVVYGQAMVGIGRTVSGVVVRGIDPSSVGGVIELENHLARGSMEGLKTPHRIPREESEGGGFVELPGLLVGQELARQLGVGPGDVVNVISPLATPTPAGMVPRLKRFVVGGVFDSGMFDYDATLVYMNLADAQRFFDLGEGIGGIEVRVKDVYDARTAARAVEDALGGFPYRARDWMEQNRNLFSALRLEKVVYAIVLCLIVVVAAFNILASLTMLVKEKRRDIAVLKSMGASGAAIGRVFILNGAVIGVAGTVLGNLLGLAGCWLLARYQFVELPKDVFLVTTLPVRMEPANFLVVALVAVGICLVAALSPARRAANLVPVEVIRYE
- the bamA gene encoding outer membrane protein assembly factor BamA, which gives rise to MGRNVSGVIGLAMALGLALAPGVWAQGTAPARRAPGAPKPAQPEPAAQATGQPVVRIVVDGNVRVEEDAIRVHMKTRDGQPFSQEALDEDIKAVYRMGFFDQVTAEVTPDPGGKGVDVVFTVKERPLVRAVTLEGNDKLTKEELDGALRVRPHTILDAEKARQGIEAAKKLYAEKGYLDARITYTTTPVGENEVDVVYTIEEQEPVRVQEIEFEGNEAFSDRQLSRLLQTQEEWILTPFTGAGNLNKDVLRTDVERLTAFYYDNGYVTVRIDEPQIERSDAGLKITIKIDEGDQFNVGRVGIEGRDLPPDVDAMAGSLTTKSGETFSASTLRQDVQTLTERLSEDGFAFASIEPATTIEPEAKTVDVIFEVERGKPVVVDKIEVTGNTKTRDYVVRREMRLQEQELFSGTRLRKSREALQRLGFFNEVNVTTRKAPASEDRMDVVVDVKEAQTGAFSAGAGFSSADSLLFNVRIQENNLFGRGQRLVLNADVGSIRRNIILSFTEPYFMGTPLTAGFDVFSWRLRFEDFARDGTGGGVQFTYPVTAFGWDSLWGFPLDEVRIGADYRLERAAIEDIDFDATASIRAEEGSSLISSITPRISRNTLNHFFDPTSGSVQDLSIEIAGLGGEQFYKAEARSRWYWTFLKTKTFGDFTYSLGATAGYGVGNAGADGDELPLFERYFPGGINSIRGFETRTLGPRELRKNRYGTVISSSPIGGSSQFILNNEVIFPLVPSIGLKGVVFVDAGNAYGGDQDISLDNTRAAAGGGVRWLSPLGPLRVELGVPIKDKKRDQTSLLLFSFGGPFQF